AGCCCAACGCCGCCGCTGCCCACACCGCCTCGTCTGTCCGCGGAGTGGGCAGCATCCTGTCACCGGGTCCAGCCACGGCGCCTCCTAGTGGAGCTACGGTCTCAGTGTACTTGCAGTGGCCCACCCTAACATCACAGTCTGCTCTCCTGTCCTGGCTGTTTGCCTGAGTGACAGCCAGCTGTTTGGGCTGACTCTGAGACAGAGGCTTTTTCCTCTTGGTTGGAGAGTTACGGGGCTGTGTCTCTCCCTCGTGTCTGCTGCTCTTGTCCTCTGCTTCGTTCTGGTTCACCCAGTCTGTTTCTCTCACTTTGCCTCTGGGATCTTTTTCATTAGTGTCATTTTCTATGCGGTGAGGTTGAGTCACTTTGAGTCCTCGGTCCGTGCCTCCCTGTGTAGCCCTCACTGTGGCTTGGCCCTGTGCTTCAGGTTGGAGTGTGGTTCCATGTTTCTGGACTCTGTTCGGCTCGGTTCTGTCCAGGgtggtctgtctctctttctccttcccctccttcctGAGTGCAGCTCGGCTCTTGCggaccctccctctcccccagtctgtcACCTCCAACCATCCATCCAGAAGAGAGAGGGTCTCCTCACAGCACTGCCTCAGAGACTGGTTATGATCAACAAAAAGGCACACTCAGTAAATGATACAAACAGTAAAACAATTCTAGGACAGCTTTAGGACAACCTGGTTGCGAGGGAATTGCAGTAGGTTCGCCAAATACCAAAAATGTCAGAGTACAGATTATTTTATGTATATTCGTTCTTTTAATTTGGATAAGAGTGATGAAAATGTGATGAATTTaaggttatttgttgatgtgAAAATCTAAATGCACAGATTTGATGGTAGTGTCATTAGATTTTGGGTGGAATGGGGTCCCCAGAAATTCTGGCCCCAAAAATGTGGTCCCCactgaaaaagtttgaataccactgctTTATGCAGACTTTCAAACATTCAGACATGCcgggccctctcctctctctgtcttctggcTCACCTTTAGCTTTGGGCATGCGTGTTTATGATCTGCAGGATGGGTCAACAGCAAGTTATACTGTCTGCTTTGATCCACGTCGCCACGGTTCCCGTGTGCCGCTGTCAACTGCAGCCAATCACAGACCTCCGACGTGGTCACCTGGGACAGCTCCAGCGTGCGACCCCAGGACACCAGCGCTAACGGCTTCAACAGGAGAGAGATTCAGTCACCacagggtcatgttcagtaggaaCCAAAAGGAAGAAAACGGGTAAGTGCTTTGTCTGTGCATCTGTTGGGGTGTCAATTGAATGCCCTGCTGTCATAGTAGACATGGTTTGTGAGGAGGTGTCCATTTTCAGTGTAATCTATAATCGGGGATATCAGCCATTTCACAAGCAGGTACAGAGTAGATGGTACATCACTTCTACCGATATCTTAGTGTAAGTAAAGGCAATGTTTCCTTTGAGACTgtctttattgtgtgtgtgtgtgactcacccgGTGTGTGCTGAGGTCAGGGTGTGGCGTTATGATGTAGTCAGACAGACAGCGGTGGCCCAGGACAGACAGCAGGTCACGCTGACGAACAGGAGCACACGGATGGTACAGTAACACTGTTGCTCCatgctgcaaacacacacacacacacacacacacacacacacacacacacacacacacacacacacacacacacacacacacacacacacacacacacacacacacacacacacacacacacacatcaacagtaGAGACCGATTAGAGTTGGACAATCTGTTGTGGTAATACTGGACTCATGAAACATATTGGCTATCTAATATGGGAGGTTGTGTGAGGTTGAGTGTGTGGTGTCATGGTTTTAGTGGTTACCTGCAGGTTGTTGAGCCAGCGTTGAGGGGGGCAGTACAGGTACTCTCCACTCTCTGCCCCTACAGTCCGGTGAGCACCACTACACAAACCACCCACATAAAGACAGTTTAGTAAATGGCCCGCAACACAGGAATTGACATTAAGCTCTCATATAGGCACTTGCCCATCAGGCAGGTCAGGAGCAGTTTTTATTTATGGTTTTGGTCACTTGCCcagaaaatgtatttggctgtttacatacagattacatTGTCACATTAAAGAGTTATTGCAAAGTAATATACATTAATATTTGCATGAGAAATGGAGTGCACATTAAACAACCTGTCATATTTAACTGGATTTGACACAGGTTCCCAGGtaagtgtgtattgtgtgttctTGGTGATGTAacactccctgtgtgtgtgtgtgtgtgtgtgtgtgtgtgtgtgtgtgtgtgtgtgtgtgtgtgtgtgtgtgtgtgtgtgtgtgtgtgtccgcccgCAGCATCTTACCTGTTGGGGATAGTGTGATTGTATGTGATGGGTGTGTCCATGCAGACGTGCTCGATCCGCTGAGGTCAGACAGGAAAAGAGGGCAGACTTATGTATTAGCTCCAGGTGTGATTTCTAATTCTATATTTCAGAGAGGCATGTTTAGTTCTACATCATACATTTCTATGTGAAGGTTCTGCAACGCTGTGCCCTGCTAAACGGGGCTCAGGATTAGGCAACGTTTACATCCTATCCTTCCAGACAGAAACCCTGCGGTATGTTGTTATCAGTAATAGCTACACTGGGACCTAAGGGTTTGGAAATAATGTGTTCATAAGGAAAGAAAAGGCTAGCTCATTGTACT
The sequence above is drawn from the Salvelinus fontinalis isolate EN_2023a chromosome 24, ASM2944872v1, whole genome shotgun sequence genome and encodes:
- the LOC129821993 gene encoding tumor protein p53-inducible protein 13-like, whose translation is MSPPLSTLLSRLWLCLVLSGAARPMWKACDNGKLLLGRDLPPSVVWSCPVISWPESTTQKIPSIDTKYPPQRIEHVCMDTPITYNHTIPNSGAHRTVGAESGEYLYCPPQRWLNNLQHGATVLLYHPCAPVRQRDLLSVLGHRCLSDYIITPHPDLSTHRPLALVSWGRTLELSQVTTSEVCDWLQLTAAHGNRGDVDQSRQYNLLLTHPADHKHACPKLKSLRQCCEETLSLLDGWLEVTDWGRGRVRKSRAALRKEGKEKERQTTLDRTEPNRVQKHGTTLQPEAQGQATVRATQGGTDRGLKVTQPHRIENDTNEKDPRGKVRETDWVNQNEAEDKSSRHEGETQPRNSPTKRKKPLSQSQPKQLAVTQANSQDRRADCDVRVGHCKYTETVAPLGGAVAGPGDRMLPTPRTDEAVWAAAALGFLLVLLVLSVLHTRLYRHWRTTPSMYWHDPKQDYDRVADVIHRRLKMPGRRKRRASKSRRQECALLPPSSSTEEDE